From a region of the Globicephala melas chromosome 19, mGloMel1.2, whole genome shotgun sequence genome:
- the GPR4 gene encoding G-protein coupled receptor 4 codes for MAPQPPWARGSISKASVPRMGNRTWEGCHVDSLVDHLFPPSLYIFVIGVGLPTNCLALWAAYRQVRQHNELGVYLMNLSIADLLYICTLPLWVDYFLHHDNWIHGPSSCKLFGFIFYTNIYISIAFLCCISVDRYLAVAHPLRFTRLRRVKTAVAVSSVVWATELGANSAPLFHDELFRDRYNHTFCFEKFPMEGWVAWMNLYRVFVGFLFPWALMLLSYRGILRAVRGSVSTERQEKAKIKRLALSLIAIVLVCFAPYHVLLLSRSAVYLHHPWDCGFEERVFSAYHSSLAFTSLNCVADPILYCLVNEGARSHVAKALHNLLRFLASDKPQEMANVSLTLETPLTSKRNSVAKAMAASWVAAQPSQRDQVQLKMLLPAQ; via the coding sequence ATGGCCCCACAGCCCCCGTGGGCCAGGGGAAGCATCTCGAAAGCCTCAGTGCCGAGGATGGGCAACCGCACGTGGGAGGGCTGCCACGTGGACTCCCTTGTGGATCACCTCTTCCCGCCCTCCCTCTACATCTTTGTCATCGGCGTGGGACTGCCCACCAACTGTCTGGCCCTGTGGGCCGCCTACCGCCAGGTGCGGCAACACAATGAGCTGGGTGTGTACTTGATGAACCTCAGCATCGCTGACCTGCTGTACATCTGCACGCTGCCGCTGTGGGTGGACTACTTCCTGCACCACGACAACTGGATCCACGGCCCCAGCTCCTGCAAGCTCTTCGGGTTCATCTTTTATACCAACATCTACATCAGCATCGCCTTCCTCTGCTGCATCTCTGTGGACCGCTACCTGGCCGTGGCCCACCCACTGCGGTTCACCCGCCTGCGGCGCGTCAAGACGGCCGTGGCCGTGAGCTCCGTGGTCTGGGCCACAGAGCTGGGAGCCAACTCGGCGCCCCTGTTCCACGATGAGCTCTTCCGCGACCGTTACAACCACACCTTCTGCTTCGAGAAGTTCCCCATGGAGGGCTGGGTGGCCTGGATGAACCTCTACCGGGTCTTCGTGGGCTTCCTGTTCCCGTGGGCCCTCATGCTGCTCTCCTACCGTGGCATCCTGCGGGCTGTGCGGGGCAGCGTGTCCACCGAGCGCCAGGAGAAGGCCAAGATCAAGAGGCTGGCCCTCAGCCTCATTGCCATCGTGCTGGTCTGCTTTGCGCCCTACCACGTGCTCCTGCTCTCCCGCAGCGCCGTCTACCTGCACCACCCCTGGGACTGTGGCTTCGAGGAACGTGTGTTCTCAGCGTACCACAGCTCACTGGCCTTCACCAGCCTCAACTGTGTGGCTGACCCCATCCTCTACTGCCTCGTCAACGAGGGCGCCCGCAGTCACGTGGCCAAGGCCCTGCACAACCTGCTCCGCTTTCTGGCCAGTGACAAACCCCAGGAGATGGCCAACGTCTCGCTCACCCTGGAGACCCCACTCACTTCCAAGAGGAACAGCGTGGCCAAGGCCATGGCAGCCAGCTGGGTGGCCGCTCAGCCCTCCCAGAGGGACCAGGTGCAGCTGAAGATGCTGCTGCCGGCACAGTGA